The Sulfuricurvum sp. genome contains a region encoding:
- the hisA gene encoding 1-(5-phosphoribosyl)-5-[(5-phosphoribosylamino)methylideneamino]imidazole-4-carboxamide isomerase, which translates to MTIFPAIDLKDGKAVRLTKGLMESAKIYSDTPWELVKTFEEMGAQWVHLVDLNGAFAGEPKNLEQIRLIRENCNVKLQLGGGIRDEETIKRYLELGIDRLILGSIALRNPEFVKTMAAKYPIVVGIDAIDGFVAVEGWGEVSEMRATDLARAFADAGVEAIICTDVGRDGTLSGVNVDFTLEIARASGVPTIASGGVKGDSDIEALLQSGEISGVIVGKAFYEGRIELKRFF; encoded by the coding sequence ATGACAATATTTCCGGCAATCGATCTTAAAGACGGTAAAGCGGTACGTTTGACCAAAGGGCTTATGGAGAGTGCAAAAATCTACTCCGATACCCCTTGGGAATTGGTGAAAACGTTTGAAGAGATGGGGGCGCAGTGGGTTCACTTGGTCGATCTTAACGGTGCATTTGCGGGTGAGCCGAAAAACTTAGAACAAATTCGTCTGATTCGTGAAAATTGTAATGTTAAACTACAGCTTGGTGGCGGTATCCGTGATGAAGAGACGATTAAACGGTATTTGGAACTCGGTATTGATCGTCTTATCCTTGGCTCCATTGCCCTACGTAACCCTGAATTCGTAAAAACGATGGCGGCGAAGTACCCTATCGTCGTCGGAATCGATGCGATTGATGGTTTTGTCGCGGTTGAGGGATGGGGTGAAGTGAGTGAGATGCGCGCTACCGATTTGGCACGCGCTTTTGCCGATGCGGGAGTAGAAGCGATTATTTGTACCGATGTGGGACGTGATGGTACACTTTCGGGTGTAAATGTCGATTTTACATTGGAGATTGCACGTGCTTCTGGTGTACCAACGATTGCCAGCGGTGGTGTAAAAGGTGATTCGGATATCGAAGCGTTGCTCCAAAGTGGCGAAATATCGGGTGTAATCGTCGGAAAAGCTTTTTATGAGGGAAGAATTGAGCTAAAACGGTTCTTTTAA
- a CDS encoding dUTP diphosphatase: MNKLLSMLTLQQELNDSTNGIGWEKGVTKNGKVINWRRCITMECAEMIDSFGWKHWKSIAQETDYANLQIEIVDVWHFVMSLVLEFTKNSGAESIEELATRISQTPEYQKLVDNAPLAFAEDTLLMVKIENVMRLSLIPISPEMIGALIEEFFELVYMGGLNLTQLYRLYVGKNILNQFRQDHGYKEGTYLKMWDGLEDNAVMKRAWEDEPDMSPQELYAVLKTVYPA, from the coding sequence ATGAATAAACTACTCAGTATGCTCACATTGCAGCAAGAACTTAATGACTCTACCAACGGGATAGGTTGGGAAAAAGGGGTTACCAAGAACGGGAAAGTCATCAATTGGCGTCGATGTATCACGATGGAGTGTGCGGAGATGATTGATTCGTTCGGATGGAAACACTGGAAAAGCATTGCCCAAGAGACTGATTATGCTAATCTGCAAATCGAGATTGTCGATGTGTGGCATTTTGTGATGAGTTTAGTCCTCGAATTTACCAAAAATAGCGGTGCTGAGTCCATCGAAGAGTTGGCAACTCGTATTTCTCAAACCCCAGAGTATCAAAAATTAGTCGATAATGCACCACTTGCTTTTGCCGAAGATACACTGTTGATGGTAAAGATTGAAAACGTGATGCGCCTCTCTCTCATTCCAATCTCTCCCGAAATGATTGGTGCATTAATCGAGGAGTTTTTTGAATTGGTGTACATGGGTGGATTGAATCTGACACAACTTTATCGTCTGTATGTGGGTAAAAATATCCTCAACCAATTCCGTCAAGATCATGGCTACAAAGAGGGGACGTATCTCAAAATGTGGGATGGGTTAGAAGATAATGCAGTCATGAAACGTGCATGGGAAGATGAGCCCGACATGAGCCCGCAAGAATTATACGCTGTTTTAAAAACCGTTTATCCGGCGTAA
- a CDS encoding lipid A biosynthesis lauroyl acyltransferase → MIGYRLFLLFDWCLMHLPKSWRKSIFTSLASLVHHLAHSRNRIIKANVNFAFGESLNPQIKKEIESYCYRNLALNFLQTMENRRNSAEEVASVVSFENRSKVDALLAQHRGIIFVSAHFGNWELGGAALSSLITPVSSIYKEFSTSSFDPYLLEARTNHRMELAEKNGALKHVAKALKNGRSILLMIDQASNARVGVKTLFFGHETYHTSSAASLSAKFNAPIVGVYITSEDEEHYTLRFEEPISVENSDEHSIIEATQKQVNGLEKVIREHPKLWFWCHKRWKGEYQEIYSAR, encoded by the coding sequence ATGATTGGATACCGCCTTTTTTTACTCTTTGATTGGTGCTTGATGCATCTACCGAAAAGCTGGAGAAAGTCCATCTTTACCTCCCTCGCATCTCTCGTTCATCATCTAGCACACTCTCGTAATCGGATCATTAAAGCCAATGTAAATTTTGCGTTTGGAGAGTCACTGAATCCCCAAATAAAAAAAGAGATTGAATCGTACTGTTACCGTAATCTTGCCCTCAATTTTCTCCAAACGATGGAAAACAGACGTAATAGTGCAGAAGAGGTTGCATCAGTAGTGAGCTTTGAAAATCGCTCAAAAGTCGATGCGCTATTAGCTCAGCACAGAGGGATCATCTTTGTATCTGCCCATTTTGGAAACTGGGAGCTTGGTGGTGCCGCACTCTCATCACTGATTACTCCCGTCTCATCCATCTACAAAGAGTTTAGTACATCGTCATTTGACCCCTATCTCCTCGAAGCCCGTACCAATCACCGTATGGAGCTTGCCGAAAAAAATGGCGCACTCAAACACGTCGCCAAAGCACTTAAAAACGGTCGTTCGATTCTTCTCATGATCGACCAAGCGAGTAACGCACGCGTCGGGGTCAAAACCCTCTTTTTCGGACATGAAACTTACCACACTTCATCGGCAGCATCTTTATCGGCAAAATTTAATGCCCCTATCGTGGGTGTCTATATCACAAGTGAGGATGAAGAACACTACACGCTCCGTTTTGAAGAGCCCATTAGCGTAGAAAATAGTGATGAACACTCGATTATAGAAGCAACCCAAAAACAAGTGAACGGACTCGAAAAGGTGATTCGCGAACATCCAAAACTATGGTTCTGGTGTCACAAGCGATGGAAGGGTGAGTATCAAGAAATATATTCTGCCCGATAG
- a CDS encoding PDC sensor domain-containing protein encodes MVVQDIQQFSEIRPKARAYFCYLFQKNLPNHLPSATVEAITARLRKIKGDLQGTEAVYLLDETGTQVGPTYLKEGKKEDDNGKNRSTRAYYYRAMHERRCTITDPYPSLLNDELTVTASEPIFDEHGEIIYVACLDMPLTEVLRIAHPLAAESIAGKFFRTIYALFSLALAFVALLLFVKGFEGFLSHGIGGYDKIEIKDIFESTILLTLSLATFDLVKTLFEEEVLGRSKKDPESEVHKTMVRFLGSIIIALSIEALMLVFKFAMTDPAMLINAIYIIGGVSTLLIGLAVYIKLTRLKDPS; translated from the coding sequence ATGGTCGTTCAAGACATACAGCAGTTTTCTGAAATTCGTCCCAAAGCACGTGCCTATTTTTGTTATCTTTTCCAAAAAAATCTTCCGAACCATCTCCCCTCAGCAACCGTAGAAGCAATCACAGCACGTTTGCGTAAAATCAAAGGGGATTTACAAGGAACCGAAGCGGTTTATCTTCTTGATGAGACGGGAACTCAAGTGGGACCCACCTATCTCAAAGAGGGGAAGAAAGAGGATGATAACGGAAAAAATCGCTCAACTCGCGCCTATTATTACCGTGCGATGCATGAGCGACGATGTACGATTACCGATCCTTACCCTTCATTACTCAACGATGAACTAACGGTTACGGCATCAGAGCCTATTTTTGACGAGCACGGCGAGATTATTTATGTCGCCTGTTTGGATATGCCGCTTACCGAAGTGCTCCGTATTGCCCATCCATTAGCCGCCGAATCGATTGCCGGAAAATTCTTTCGCACTATCTATGCCCTTTTTTCCCTCGCATTAGCGTTTGTTGCCCTCCTGTTGTTTGTCAAAGGATTTGAGGGATTTTTGTCTCACGGTATCGGCGGTTATGATAAGATTGAGATCAAAGATATTTTTGAATCGACGATTTTACTCACCCTCTCTCTTGCTACGTTTGATTTGGTCAAAACGTTGTTTGAAGAGGAGGTATTAGGTCGGAGTAAAAAAGATCCTGAATCGGAAGTGCATAAAACGATGGTACGCTTTTTGGGCTCAATCATTATCGCCCTCTCCATCGAAGCGCTAATGCTCGTCTTTAAATTTGCGATGACCGATCCAGCTATGCTGATTAATGCCATTTATATTATCGGAGGGGTTTCTACCTTGCTTATCGGATTGGCAGTCTATATAAAACTTACACGTTTAAAGGATCCTTCGTGA
- a CDS encoding pyridoxamine 5'-phosphate oxidase family protein, with protein sequence MSETLAKIEDFLSEHHLLSLATIGDELWCCSLFYVFDADTVAFIVATDPETLHGQNIRYNHTVAGTVALETKTVGKIQGIQFRGVMRLADEHKELYYKAYPYALAMNPTLWSIRLDEIKFTDNRLGFGKKLTWKREEF encoded by the coding sequence ATGAGCGAGACATTAGCCAAGATAGAGGATTTTTTATCCGAACACCATCTCCTCTCCTTGGCAACCATAGGGGATGAATTATGGTGCTGTTCTCTTTTTTACGTTTTTGATGCGGATACGGTAGCCTTTATCGTCGCAACCGACCCTGAGACACTTCACGGACAAAATATACGCTACAACCACACGGTAGCCGGAACAGTAGCGTTAGAGACCAAAACGGTCGGGAAGATTCAAGGGATTCAGTTTCGCGGTGTGATGCGTTTAGCCGATGAGCATAAAGAGCTTTATTACAAAGCGTACCCTTATGCGTTGGCAATGAATCCGACGTTGTGGAGTATCCGTCTCGATGAGATAAAATTTACTGATAATCGATTGGGATTTGGGAAAAAACTCACTTGGAAGAGGGAAGAGTTTTAA
- the waaC gene encoding lipopolysaccharide heptosyltransferase I has product MNNSKLRIAIVRLSALGDIVNTAVVLQIIHAYYPNARIDWFVEEAFAPILKNHPLIHEVIPIPLKRLKKTKHFSLLKEMVHTLRSREKYDYIIDAQGLLKSALVATFLPGKVHGFDFKSAREGVASWFYDTTSTIAYDLNVIKRNVMVICEALNIPYSDALIEEKIPIFSGLSSPNEAKIALVIGASWPSKCYPKEQFATLCDLLPYPCHLIWGSSTEYEDAQWIAQHCNNATIAPKMSLIELVDFIDQCRLTIGNDTGPTHIAWAMNRASITLFGPTNERMIYPTSINRFIKSPSQVNIFKINRNDFSIRDISPESIVKLLKELL; this is encoded by the coding sequence ATGAATAATTCCAAACTCCGTATCGCCATCGTCCGTCTCAGCGCACTTGGAGACATTGTCAACACCGCTGTAGTATTGCAAATTATCCACGCCTATTACCCCAATGCACGTATCGATTGGTTTGTCGAAGAGGCGTTTGCTCCCATACTAAAAAACCACCCCCTTATCCATGAAGTGATCCCTATCCCTCTCAAACGGCTCAAAAAAACAAAACATTTTTCACTTCTCAAAGAGATGGTCCATACCCTTCGATCACGGGAGAAATACGATTACATTATCGATGCACAAGGATTACTCAAATCGGCACTCGTTGCGACATTTTTACCCGGTAAAGTACACGGTTTTGATTTCAAAAGTGCCCGTGAAGGGGTTGCCTCATGGTTTTATGACACCACCTCCACTATCGCTTATGATCTTAATGTCATCAAACGCAATGTGATGGTAATCTGCGAAGCATTAAACATCCCCTACTCCGATGCATTGATAGAGGAAAAAATACCTATTTTTTCAGGTTTATCCTCTCCTAATGAGGCTAAAATCGCCCTTGTAATCGGGGCATCATGGCCATCAAAATGTTATCCAAAAGAGCAGTTCGCCACCCTCTGCGATCTCCTCCCCTATCCGTGTCATCTGATTTGGGGGAGTTCAACGGAATATGAAGATGCCCAATGGATAGCCCAACACTGTAACAATGCAACCATTGCCCCAAAAATGTCCCTCATCGAATTGGTTGATTTTATCGATCAATGCCGTCTTACTATCGGTAATGACACGGGGCCAACCCACATCGCGTGGGCGATGAACCGAGCCTCTATCACCCTCTTTGGACCCACAAATGAGCGGATGATTTATCCAACGTCAATCAACCGTTTTATCAAATCCCCCTCACAAGTCAATATTTTTAAAATTAACCGTAACGATTTTTCGATTCGTGACATCTCCCCTGAATCGATTGTGAAATTGCTCAAGGAGCTTTTATGA
- the hisH gene encoding imidazole glycerol phosphate synthase subunit HisH codes for MIGIVDYNMGNLASVKNAFDLLGEKVVVESDPHKLIQYDRLILPGVGAFGDAMEHLKMHGMDEAVREYAASGKYLLGICLGMQLLFDSSEEFGLSNGLGLVKGRVVAFDSSRFHTPLKVPHMGWNRMFTKEHPLFSGLDEAHYLYFVHSYHALCENEKDSIGESVYGYRFTSAVAHNNVMGIQPHPEKSHQNGLKILKNFINL; via the coding sequence GTGATAGGGATAGTCGATTACAATATGGGCAATCTTGCCAGTGTTAAAAATGCATTTGATCTGTTGGGTGAGAAGGTTGTTGTGGAATCCGATCCTCATAAACTTATCCAGTATGATCGACTGATTTTACCCGGTGTGGGAGCATTCGGGGATGCGATGGAGCATCTAAAAATGCACGGGATGGATGAAGCAGTACGTGAATATGCCGCAAGCGGGAAATATCTTTTGGGTATTTGTTTGGGGATGCAGTTATTGTTTGATTCAAGTGAAGAATTTGGACTCTCCAACGGACTTGGATTGGTAAAAGGGCGCGTTGTAGCGTTTGACAGCAGCCGTTTTCATACACCATTAAAAGTTCCCCACATGGGCTGGAACCGAATGTTTACTAAAGAACACCCGCTATTTAGCGGATTAGATGAAGCCCATTATCTCTATTTTGTCCACTCGTATCATGCTTTGTGTGAAAACGAAAAGGATAGCATCGGAGAGTCTGTGTATGGTTACCGTTTTACCAGTGCTGTTGCTCATAACAACGTGATGGGGATTCAGCCTCATCCTGAAAAAAGCCACCAAAACGGTTTAAAGATTCTTAAAAATTTTATCAATTTATAA